CAGGACAGGAGGTCCGGGAGCGCCGCGGTGATATAAACCACCATCCGCGCGGTGTTAAGGAGGGCGAAGATCAGGGGCGTTGCGATGCGGGGGCGACGAATGAAGCAATCTGAGGACAGAGAAAGGGTCGCTTCGGATGTGATGCCCCCCTCGCAATGACACGAATAAAACGCTCCCGGTTGGGGCCTTTCTCTCTTCGCAAGGAAGAAGCGATGCGCGTATTGCTCTTCTCGAAAGCTGCCGTCCGCGCTGTTTATCACAAACAATACGAGCATATCACCGCCCAGCGTGATGTGGAGGAACTGACAGTGGTGGTTCCTCCTTACTGGAACGAGCCACACGTCGGACGGCTGACACTGGAAGAGGTGTATCCCCGCAACTACACGCTGAAAGTAACCCCTCTGCGGTGGAACGGACAGTATCATCTGTACTACGCCCCACTACTGCCCCGCCTGATTCGAGAATTGCGTCCTGACCTCGTGCATATCGATGAAGAGGTGTATAATTTTGCGACTTTTCACGCGGCACTGGCGGCACGCCGCATCGCAGCGGACACCGTTGCCTTTTGCTGGCAGAATATCTATCGCCGGTATCCCCCGCCCTTTTGCTGGTTTGAGAAGTTGCTCGCAAGGATACTCAGTGGCGTGATTGCCGGAAACGCCGATGCCGCCGGGGTACTCGAACAGAAGGGGTTTCGCATCCCGATAGACATTATCCCGCAGTACGGGGTGGACACAGAAACATTCACGCCTGCCACTCCTGCTGCCACACCACCGTTTCGTGTGGGTTATCTGGGAAGGCTGGTTCCCGCGAAAGGGATCGATGTGCTGCTGGAGAGCCTGCGGCAATGCCCTGACAGCTGCGAGGCTTGGATTGGCGGAGAGGGCGACGTTTCTGTTTGGAGAAAGCAGGCGGAGAGGCTGGGCATCGCCCACCGCGTACACTGGGTGGGAGCTGTCCCCTCCAAACAGGTGCCCGATTTCCTGCGGTCTCTCCACGGTCTGGTGCTGCCCTCACGCACCACGCCGCGCTGGAAGGAGCAGTTTGGCAGGGTGCTGGTGGAGGCGATGGCGTGCGGTGTGCCCGTCATTGGTTCCGACAGCGGTGAGATACCTCGCGTCATCGGGGAAGCAGGATTTGTGTTTCCAGAAGGAGATGCCCACCAGCTGGCGCAACATATCCGTTTGCTCTCGGAGCAGACCGACACCTGGAAGGCGCTATCCTGCGCGGCGAGAGAACGCGCCGTGCGGCATTTCAGTATGGAAAAGGTAGCGGAGGCGCACGTGACATTCTGGAAGTCGGTGTCTAAAACCCCGAAACAGAGCAAACCGTTGACTCGCGCTACCGACAGGGGGTAATCTAGGGAAGCAAACCAACTTTGTCGGAGATGGAGATGATAGAAACCCGATTTGTCGTTTCACTGCCCGACGTA
The Bacillota bacterium genome window above contains:
- a CDS encoding glycosyltransferase produces the protein MRVLLFSKAAVRAVYHKQYEHITAQRDVEELTVVVPPYWNEPHVGRLTLEEVYPRNYTLKVTPLRWNGQYHLYYAPLLPRLIRELRPDLVHIDEEVYNFATFHAALAARRIAADTVAFCWQNIYRRYPPPFCWFEKLLARILSGVIAGNADAAGVLEQKGFRIPIDIIPQYGVDTETFTPATPAATPPFRVGYLGRLVPAKGIDVLLESLRQCPDSCEAWIGGEGDVSVWRKQAERLGIAHRVHWVGAVPSKQVPDFLRSLHGLVLPSRTTPRWKEQFGRVLVEAMACGVPVIGSDSGEIPRVIGEAGFVFPEGDAHQLAQHIRLLSEQTDTWKALSCAARERAVRHFSMEKVAEAHVTFWKSVSKTPKQSKPLTRATDRG